The Legionella sp. PATHC032 genome has a window encoding:
- a CDS encoding DUF4116 domain-containing protein yields the protein MTNSTHLKNLVSKSLNDLCQDELTVIGSYLGAWNDLWSLTFTSSEMKKHLIDEQNDKLWQFLFKEYFPYIPLPTQDFYKNFMESYKSWYQTLCRVKHDPFFLMYLDKLKKDPAHLFRNDKEIIMAAIEIQPVLYKNFSRDYKEDEEVILCALKRNRFIIHDVPRSVRDVFERIADIKDDKARIDACDKLIAELSSQRVSKIESLDLFKSQLQFLAQDARKSTGEQVNSRQIQRSTVSIITPAGITSLVNLSLFKDTQTQDKEKDASPHNQYRK from the coding sequence ATGACAAACAGTACCCATTTAAAGAATCTTGTTAGCAAATCATTAAATGACCTTTGTCAAGATGAGCTGACTGTAATTGGCTCCTACCTTGGTGCCTGGAATGATTTATGGAGCTTGACATTTACATCATCAGAAATGAAAAAACACCTCATTGATGAACAAAATGATAAGTTATGGCAGTTTCTTTTCAAGGAATATTTCCCCTATATTCCTCTGCCAACACAAGATTTTTATAAGAATTTCATGGAAAGCTATAAAAGCTGGTATCAAACATTGTGTCGGGTAAAACATGACCCCTTTTTTCTCATGTATCTGGATAAACTCAAGAAAGATCCTGCGCATCTATTCAGGAACGATAAAGAAATTATTATGGCAGCCATCGAAATACAACCCGTTTTGTATAAAAATTTTTCCAGAGATTATAAAGAGGATGAAGAGGTGATTCTGTGTGCCCTTAAAAGAAATCGATTTATAATCCATGATGTACCAAGATCAGTAAGAGATGTATTTGAAAGAATAGCTGATATTAAAGACGATAAAGCAAGAATTGATGCTTGTGACAAGCTTATTGCTGAACTTTCATCACAACGTGTTTCTAAAATCGAAAGCCTGGATTTGTTTAAAAGCCAATTACAGTTTCTAGCGCAGGATGCAAGGAAATCGACTGGTGAACAAGTTAATAGCCGTCAAATTCAAAGGTCAACGGTGTCGATAATAACACCTGCAGGGATCACTTCTCTTGTTAATTTAAGCCTTTTTAAAGACACACAAACCCAGGATAAGGAAAAAGATGCATCCCCGCACAACCAATATCGAAAATAA
- a CDS encoding diguanylate cyclase encodes MIATSQTDMNRIHMGTNKEFPIKSHLKPSKSCGADDSNFQVDFLLDVIQKLSLAKDLETIMFIVRKAARTLTGSDGSTFVLRDGNQCYYAEEDTIAPLWKGKRFSMRACISGWVMEHRQSVVIEDIYSDPRIPVDAYRPTFVKSLAMVPIRTAAPLGAIGIYWAEYYLPTEEQLNWLQVLADSTSVAMENVMLQSELEKGQKETTAQIEMTRKLMEVNKNLECALYELNHRNKEMQWLKELSSTLQTCLYIKEAYHLIALYATKLLPETSGIFYVMHPSRNYLEAMSSWGDSVIEERIIKPDDCLGLRRGSMYTVEDPQKDLICPHHQINSSLRPYTCIPLFAQSDILGLVCMEWNSFKKEAEEEINKENNQEILASMMAEQIALGISNIMLRETLRNQSLRDALTGLYNRRYLNEALDRELNRCARKSLSLAVLMLDIDHFKQFNDKFGHEAGDMVIQAFANVLRQISRKEDIACRYGGEEFILIIPEIELETALQRAQSIHDAVSRIHLRYGGNALTQITISIGLAMYPMHGNNMQDLITAADNALYEAKNSGRNKTVLHHKN; translated from the coding sequence ATGATAGCAACGAGCCAAACGGACATGAATAGAATACATATGGGAACAAATAAAGAATTCCCAATCAAATCACATCTCAAGCCCTCAAAATCTTGTGGAGCTGATGACTCCAATTTTCAGGTTGATTTTTTATTGGATGTCATACAAAAGCTTTCTCTTGCAAAAGATCTGGAAACAATCATGTTCATTGTACGTAAGGCCGCACGTACATTGACTGGATCTGACGGTTCGACATTTGTATTGCGTGATGGCAATCAATGCTATTACGCAGAGGAAGACACGATTGCTCCTCTTTGGAAAGGTAAACGATTCTCTATGAGGGCTTGTATCAGTGGTTGGGTTATGGAACATCGACAATCCGTCGTTATTGAAGATATTTACTCCGATCCGAGAATTCCAGTTGATGCTTATCGACCGACTTTTGTAAAGAGCCTGGCAATGGTCCCTATTAGAACAGCTGCCCCTTTGGGTGCCATTGGAATTTATTGGGCAGAATATTACCTTCCTACAGAGGAACAATTAAATTGGCTGCAGGTACTTGCTGACAGCACATCCGTTGCAATGGAAAATGTGATGCTGCAATCAGAATTGGAGAAAGGGCAGAAAGAAACAACTGCTCAAATAGAAATGACTAGAAAATTAATGGAAGTCAATAAAAATCTTGAATGTGCCTTATATGAATTAAATCACCGCAATAAAGAAATGCAATGGTTGAAGGAGTTAAGTTCAACATTGCAAACCTGTTTATATATTAAGGAGGCCTATCATTTAATTGCTCTGTATGCTACTAAATTATTACCTGAAACATCGGGAATATTCTATGTCATGCATCCCTCACGTAATTATCTTGAAGCCATGAGCTCATGGGGCGACTCTGTGATAGAAGAAAGGATCATTAAACCAGATGATTGTTTGGGTTTACGACGTGGCTCGATGTATACAGTAGAAGATCCTCAAAAAGATTTAATATGCCCCCATCATCAAATCAATAGTAGTTTACGGCCTTATACCTGTATTCCTTTATTTGCTCAAAGCGATATTCTTGGTTTGGTTTGTATGGAATGGAACTCTTTTAAAAAGGAAGCAGAGGAAGAAATAAATAAAGAAAATAATCAGGAAATTCTCGCAAGTATGATGGCCGAGCAAATAGCGCTTGGTATTTCCAATATTATGCTTCGTGAAACCCTGCGTAACCAATCTTTACGAGATGCTCTCACAGGGCTTTATAATCGACGTTATTTGAATGAAGCATTGGACCGTGAATTAAATCGTTGTGCAAGAAAATCATTATCACTTGCCGTATTAATGTTGGATATTGATCATTTTAAACAATTTAATGATAAATTCGGACATGAAGCGGGAGACATGGTGATACAGGCTTTCGCTAATGTTTTGCGTCAAATTAGCAGAAAAGAGGACATAGCCTGCCGCTATGGAGGAGAAGAATTTATCCTGATTATACCAGAGATTGAGCTTGAAACAGCATTGCAAAGGGCTCAATCAATTCATGATGCGGTCAGTCGTATTCATTTACGTTATGGAGGAAATGCTTTAACCCAAATCACAATATCCATAGGATTAGCTATGTACCCCATGCATGGCAACAACATGCAAGATCTCATTACCGCTGCCGATAATGCGCTGTATGAAGCTAAAAATTCAGGGCGCAATAAAACGGTGTTGCATCATAAAAATTAA
- a CDS encoding patatin-like phospholipase family protein, with protein sequence MKTKQEVSQQDKLKDSKSSTPLQTKEPWFISDTLNITFDSYDFSISVTEQAPIPYRIVFSGGGSRILAHIGALDELNRHGLQFTEFSGSSAGAMVAAFAYLGYNCSEIKQIISWFNEDKLLDSPLIFNFNNIKQIFNKGGLSSAKLMRQAANYVILKKVMDIISDEKFKARFTKLQNFLEENIYSCPENITFQTLARIKKICPECELGEKLFITGTNLSTQKHEVFSIDSTPSMALADAIIISANLPIAFERICYKGNVYSDGGISNNLPAHCFSEKEHKTTFLKHKDDVDFSVLALQFDNGLEENALYSQNPIPKWSWLSNTFYSLITGHPNVTENWYEDLQILRRHAHQSILIKTPSIALTNLTLSQDTKEALIESGRTAARTYLDHHEFYTGTYGNIRRNECLYEKFQKPEELLDYCIQEGHVELLKKIKQAISSSQYLEKGYKHYLCELCENFLPPQLKCSKEDPGIEQPENKLEKETIICKRDNNKGLRCSMAFFGAQPSLVKTLHQDSPELKIKLFTGLYPILIQNWQNLCPISGISGVLNSIRISLLEISSTDTCIKALINKLNEIEIGHFLIFVFKAALKNYDKNDFILLLKNLKHLHHSIELIRNKPFHSDDRFYGQWNFEGHDPKRILEFLKSDDISGLMTILEDKKALPNNKPN encoded by the coding sequence ATGAAAACAAAGCAAGAAGTTTCTCAGCAGGATAAATTAAAAGATTCAAAATCGTCTACACCACTACAGACAAAAGAACCATGGTTCATCTCTGATACCTTAAATATTACTTTTGACTCCTATGATTTTAGTATCTCTGTCACTGAACAAGCCCCCATACCGTATCGTATTGTTTTCAGTGGCGGGGGTTCAAGAATACTGGCACATATAGGCGCCCTGGATGAACTAAACAGGCATGGATTACAGTTTACTGAATTTTCTGGAAGCTCTGCTGGTGCAATGGTCGCTGCGTTTGCTTATCTGGGTTATAATTGTTCTGAAATAAAACAAATTATTTCCTGGTTTAATGAAGATAAGCTCCTTGATAGCCCGCTCATTTTTAATTTCAATAACATAAAACAAATATTTAATAAAGGGGGGCTTAGCTCGGCAAAACTAATGCGTCAAGCAGCAAATTACGTTATTTTAAAAAAAGTAATGGATATTATATCCGATGAAAAATTCAAAGCGCGATTTACAAAACTTCAAAACTTTTTAGAAGAAAATATATACAGCTGCCCCGAGAATATAACATTTCAAACCTTAGCCAGAATAAAAAAAATATGTCCTGAATGTGAATTAGGAGAAAAACTATTTATTACTGGAACAAATTTGAGTACCCAAAAACATGAAGTGTTTTCCATTGATTCAACACCCTCTATGGCACTCGCGGATGCCATTATTATTTCCGCAAATTTACCTATTGCCTTTGAACGCATCTGCTATAAAGGAAATGTATACAGCGATGGAGGAATCAGTAATAATTTACCTGCCCATTGTTTTTCAGAAAAAGAACATAAAACAACTTTTTTGAAACACAAGGATGATGTTGACTTCAGTGTACTTGCTCTACAGTTTGATAATGGGCTTGAGGAGAACGCTCTTTATAGTCAAAACCCAATACCTAAATGGTCATGGCTAAGCAACACATTCTACTCCTTAATTACAGGGCATCCCAATGTTACTGAAAACTGGTATGAAGATCTTCAAATACTGAGGAGGCATGCGCATCAAAGTATTTTAATCAAAACTCCATCCATTGCTTTGACTAATCTAACGCTTAGTCAAGATACAAAAGAAGCCCTGATCGAGTCAGGACGAACAGCGGCCAGAACCTATTTGGACCACCATGAGTTTTATACAGGTACTTATGGAAATATCAGACGTAATGAATGCTTATATGAAAAATTTCAAAAACCCGAAGAGTTATTGGATTACTGTATCCAAGAAGGGCACGTTGAACTTTTAAAAAAAATAAAACAAGCTATTTCCAGTTCTCAATATTTAGAAAAAGGGTACAAACATTATTTATGCGAGTTATGTGAAAACTTCCTCCCACCTCAATTGAAATGCTCCAAAGAAGATCCAGGTATAGAACAACCTGAAAACAAATTAGAAAAAGAAACCATCATTTGCAAAAGGGATAATAATAAAGGGCTGAGGTGCTCAATGGCATTTTTTGGGGCTCAGCCTTCCTTAGTCAAAACATTACATCAGGATAGCCCTGAATTAAAAATTAAATTATTTACAGGTCTATATCCCATATTAATTCAAAACTGGCAAAATTTATGCCCTATTTCCGGCATTAGCGGCGTATTAAATTCTATCCGTATATCATTACTTGAAATCAGTTCCACAGATACCTGTATCAAAGCATTAATCAATAAACTCAACGAAATTGAAATTGGACATTTTTTGATATTTGTTTTTAAAGCAGCTCTAAAAAATTACGATAAAAATGACTTCATATTACTATTGAAAAACCTGAAGCACCTTCACCATTCTATCGAGTTAATTAGAAATAAGCCGTTTCATTCTGATGACCGATTTTATGGGCAGTGGAATTTTGAAGGCCATGATCCTAAAAGAATTCTCGAATTCCTTAAAAGCGATGATATTTCAGGATTAATGACTATTTTAGAAGATAAAAAAGCACTTCCCAATAATAAACCTAATTAA
- a CDS encoding beta-lactamase: MKSKYISLCFFSLILWFGSPILLAQPSRLDNLINQLVQPFIYAHQTPGLAIAIYYNGKDYYYNFGFADRKSKKPVTKNTIFELASITKIFISTLIALEVQKGKLNVTDYAVQYTPELSKTNGLPIDRVQIVHLATHTASFPKQMEQFGVNKGNIQAFFARLKTWRPPVKTGTHYKYSNIGFGYLGYVLENASNETLPNLLKSNITKPLGMSHTFFNVPESLANYEAQGYRPKNKPAPYYRPANFLGGGALRSSAADMLVFLKANLGIQPGTASPELLSAMQYAQQPFFEVNPNFVMGLGWQRVKRGRQIVITKNGANQGFSTFIGFSPAKKLGVVVLINQARGKATLLGNQILNSLLRL, translated from the coding sequence ATGAAATCAAAATACATTAGCTTATGCTTTTTTTCACTCATTTTATGGTTTGGTAGTCCAATTCTTTTGGCACAACCATCCAGGCTGGATAATCTAATTAATCAACTGGTTCAACCATTTATTTATGCACATCAGACTCCCGGGTTAGCCATTGCCATTTATTATAATGGAAAGGATTATTATTATAATTTTGGATTTGCTGACCGGAAAAGTAAGAAACCAGTGACTAAAAATACTATTTTTGAATTGGCATCGATTACCAAAATATTCATTAGCACTCTTATAGCACTGGAAGTTCAGAAAGGAAAATTGAATGTAACAGATTATGCCGTTCAATATACACCTGAACTTTCAAAAACCAATGGACTACCAATTGACAGGGTTCAAATTGTGCATCTGGCGACTCACACAGCAAGCTTTCCTAAACAAATGGAGCAATTTGGTGTTAATAAAGGCAATATACAGGCTTTCTTTGCCCGTCTTAAAACATGGCGTCCTCCAGTAAAAACAGGAACTCATTATAAATATTCCAATATTGGTTTTGGGTATTTGGGATACGTATTGGAAAACGCCTCAAACGAGACTTTACCTAATCTGTTAAAATCGAATATTACCAAGCCATTGGGAATGTCCCATACTTTTTTTAATGTACCAGAAAGCCTCGCTAACTATGAAGCTCAAGGTTATCGACCTAAAAATAAGCCAGCACCTTATTATAGACCTGCCAATTTTCTAGGCGGAGGTGCTTTGCGATCTTCTGCAGCTGACATGCTGGTATTTTTAAAAGCAAATTTAGGAATTCAACCTGGCACCGCATCACCAGAATTGCTTTCTGCGATGCAGTATGCCCAACAACCATTTTTTGAAGTCAACCCAAATTTTGTTATGGGATTAGGTTGGCAAAGAGTGAAAAGAGGGAGGCAGATTGTGATCACTAAAAATGGAGCAAATCAGGGATTTAGCACCTTTATTGGTTTTTCACCTGCAAAAAAACTGGGAGTCGTCGTATTAATCAATCAGGCAAGGGGCAAGGCAACCTTGCTGGGAAACCAAATTCTTAATAGTCTGCTTAGATTATAG
- a CDS encoding DUF1328 domain-containing protein, which yields MLYWALIFLIVAIVAGLFGFRGVASAATGIAKVLFFLFIVIFIVLLVFSLLGGTPEPVVIVKP from the coding sequence ATGTTATATTGGGCCTTAATTTTTCTTATTGTTGCAATTGTGGCAGGTTTATTTGGATTTAGAGGCGTAGCATCAGCCGCAACAGGGATAGCTAAAGTTCTGTTCTTCCTCTTTATAGTAATATTTATTGTACTCTTGGTCTTTAGTCTTTTGGGTGGTACACCAGAGCCTGTTGTCATTGTAAAGCCATAG
- the lem25 gene encoding Dot/Icm T4SS effector Lem25, which translates to MSTSEKDVREQKVKTVTLSFLGTGQHREKVHHILTSFHNTISEVNKDNPTVAMRMFDGPGSEPKSGDSKDPIPGTYIYNPIDNSKVLISPVISQTITNAIQKLTGNLAGEGIEHLLFEAVLYLNDIIEKNGGQLPETVNLHGFSRGADTCMRMANLLYQLYPDIKVNLFLIDQVPGPGKRDDPHSYTVPPNVAHFESTLMLHEYRPGFDPQHSGRYVIADPEKTKVVVKPYYGEHNTGNRVTEDPNTNHTAILLHDDMNRFCRETGSLPSVGISPPIIARVGDKKEEVRTSSGLSPEKRFELLCGMKENEWGYAKLTKKYHERSIVSKREDYVQDSRLFVNQEHRELFKQLYPKSFNWFFEKNHGGQTQKEEVIAELKSLSEDPRYEHFFSSLAKHFQISENNIAGTLPEPSGVDRDEKSSFRQPPVRDRLSYLQHSLTSIANYYHYHCDEKNSTNESVKNLLLERVKESRSKPDSEAIKHLEQTMDEVRQTLESKNEKGFLWQQINHISPNARQYCEQVKAALREHLEHNQVLSDTQKEEVRKAMDRMDSIVNDGSKDSQQKYREIRREVIELNAKATTPEDDNQLTRSHFQKAYFELSGDPQKNLNLESLSQTLNQLSKAHYGETNMTDKITQRLDGYKNRNWFWNSVKEVLNFFNIPLPKLHSEVKEQIADKLKERLVDLKEKGMGNDVNAITRELGKAREDLIEHYKKTSKLEMGELDKIINKSMEELLVARKVTKDLVHEEVSQVKLN; encoded by the coding sequence ATGAGCACATCCGAAAAAGACGTTCGTGAACAAAAAGTAAAAACAGTCACATTAAGTTTTCTGGGTACAGGACAACATCGTGAAAAAGTTCATCATATTCTCACCAGTTTTCATAATACAATCTCGGAAGTAAATAAAGACAATCCTACAGTGGCAATGAGGATGTTTGATGGTCCTGGTTCGGAACCAAAATCAGGCGATAGCAAGGATCCGATTCCTGGGACTTATATTTATAACCCAATAGATAATTCCAAGGTATTAATTAGCCCTGTAATCTCCCAAACGATTACCAATGCCATACAAAAACTGACAGGAAATCTGGCAGGAGAAGGTATAGAGCATTTATTATTTGAGGCGGTACTTTACCTTAATGACATTATTGAAAAAAATGGAGGTCAACTGCCTGAAACAGTTAATTTGCATGGGTTTAGCCGAGGAGCGGATACCTGTATGCGAATGGCGAATCTCCTTTATCAATTATATCCAGACATCAAAGTTAATTTATTTTTAATCGATCAGGTACCTGGGCCTGGGAAACGCGATGATCCACATTCTTATACTGTCCCTCCTAATGTAGCACATTTTGAGTCGACCCTGATGTTACATGAATACAGGCCTGGATTTGATCCGCAACATTCAGGAAGGTATGTGATTGCAGATCCTGAAAAAACAAAAGTGGTTGTTAAACCTTACTATGGGGAACACAATACTGGTAATCGCGTTACCGAAGATCCTAACACGAATCACACTGCCATTTTATTACATGATGATATGAATCGTTTTTGCAGGGAAACTGGCTCACTCCCTTCTGTTGGGATTTCCCCACCAATTATTGCCAGAGTAGGAGATAAAAAAGAGGAAGTTCGAACGTCTTCAGGACTATCCCCAGAAAAACGCTTTGAGTTGTTATGTGGTATGAAGGAAAATGAATGGGGATATGCCAAACTGACCAAAAAATATCATGAACGCAGTATTGTGTCCAAGCGTGAAGATTACGTACAAGACTCCAGATTGTTTGTCAATCAAGAGCACCGGGAATTGTTTAAACAATTGTATCCCAAGTCATTTAACTGGTTTTTTGAAAAAAATCATGGCGGTCAAACCCAAAAAGAAGAAGTCATCGCCGAATTAAAATCGCTATCCGAAGATCCAAGGTATGAGCATTTTTTTTCATCATTAGCGAAACACTTTCAAATTAGTGAGAATAATATTGCAGGAACCTTGCCAGAACCTTCGGGTGTTGACAGGGATGAAAAAAGTAGCTTCAGACAACCTCCAGTCAGGGACAGACTTTCTTATTTACAACATTCCCTGACCTCCATTGCGAATTATTATCACTATCATTGTGATGAGAAGAATTCAACGAATGAGTCAGTTAAAAATTTGCTGTTAGAACGTGTCAAAGAGTCAAGGTCAAAACCGGATAGCGAAGCAATCAAACATTTGGAACAGACCATGGACGAGGTAAGACAGACACTCGAATCCAAAAATGAAAAAGGTTTCCTCTGGCAACAGATTAATCATATTTCCCCCAATGCTCGACAATATTGTGAACAAGTGAAAGCAGCACTCCGGGAACACCTTGAGCACAATCAGGTACTATCAGATACTCAAAAAGAGGAAGTTCGTAAGGCTATGGATAGAATGGATAGTATAGTCAACGATGGTAGCAAAGACAGTCAACAGAAATATAGGGAAATAAGAAGAGAAGTGATTGAGTTAAATGCCAAAGCTACCACACCGGAAGATGATAATCAATTAACAAGAAGTCATTTCCAAAAAGCCTATTTTGAACTATCAGGGGATCCACAAAAAAACCTGAATTTAGAATCTCTATCCCAAACATTGAATCAACTATCGAAAGCTCATTATGGTGAAACCAATATGACGGACAAAATTACTCAGCGATTGGATGGGTATAAAAATCGAAATTGGTTTTGGAATTCAGTCAAGGAAGTTTTGAATTTTTTCAATATTCCTCTTCCCAAATTGCATTCGGAGGTTAAAGAGCAAATTGCTGACAAGCTCAAAGAAAGACTTGTTGATCTCAAGGAAAAGGGCATGGGTAATGATGTGAATGCAATCACCAGAGAGCTTGGTAAAGCTCGCGAAGATTTAATTGAACATTATAAGAAAACTTCAAAGCTGGAAATGGGAGAATTGGATAAGATTATCAATAAATCAATGGAAGAACTCCTTGTGGCACGCAAAGTCACCAAAGACTTGGTCCATGAGGAAGTTAGTCAGGTTAAATTAAATTAA
- a CDS encoding malonate decarboxylase subunit alpha: protein MDWNKNLKDYESRLINIKPFFKKGKIISEKNIVALLETAIKPHDKVCLEGDNQKQADFLARSLCSVNPQKIYGLHMLQSAVTLSEHLDLFERGIAEKIDFAFAGPQSTRLAIMIQRNQVKIGNIHTYNELYARYVMDLPPNDEFTPFLPRFS from the coding sequence ATGGACTGGAATAAAAACCTCAAGGATTATGAGAGCAGGCTCATTAACATTAAGCCTTTTTTTAAAAAAGGCAAAATCATTTCTGAGAAAAATATAGTTGCCCTTCTTGAAACAGCAATAAAGCCTCATGACAAAGTTTGCCTGGAAGGAGACAATCAGAAGCAAGCTGATTTTCTGGCACGTAGCCTATGTTCTGTAAATCCCCAAAAAATATACGGCTTACATATGCTGCAATCGGCTGTTACCTTATCGGAACATCTTGACTTATTTGAACGAGGAATTGCTGAAAAAATTGATTTTGCGTTTGCTGGCCCTCAATCAACACGTTTGGCGATCATGATCCAGCGTAATCAGGTTAAGATAGGCAATATTCATACCTACAATGAGCTGTATGCACGTTATGTGATGGATTTGCCCCCCAATGACGAGTTTACACCATTCTTGCCTCGGTTTTCTTAA
- a CDS encoding cupin domain-containing protein, with protein MMNRDSHPLLAIAAEEVPPRNKPSIYPEPFASMMAGRQKHPLGDFFGIKNFGVNLTRLAPGAQSALLHKHKLQEEFIFILKGQPTLITETAHIQLDPGMCAGFTPNGTAHQLVNRTADEVVYLEIGDRTQGDEVNYPADDLAAVFGDDGQWHFMHKNGMPY; from the coding sequence ATGATGAACAGAGATAGCCATCCATTGCTTGCTATAGCAGCAGAAGAAGTCCCCCCCCGTAACAAACCCTCTATTTATCCTGAGCCATTCGCATCCATGATGGCTGGTCGTCAAAAACATCCGTTAGGGGATTTTTTTGGAATAAAAAATTTTGGCGTCAACTTAACAAGATTAGCTCCTGGCGCACAATCCGCTTTGCTGCATAAACATAAACTACAGGAAGAATTCATTTTTATCCTGAAAGGGCAACCAACATTGATAACTGAAACTGCACACATTCAATTAGATCCCGGAATGTGTGCAGGATTTACTCCAAATGGCACAGCACATCAACTGGTCAATCGGACAGCTGATGAAGTGGTTTATCTTGAAATAGGAGATCGAACCCAAGGAGATGAGGTAAATTATCCTGCTGATGATCTTGCGGCAGTGTTTGGTGATGATGGACAATGGCATTTTATGCATAAAAATGGAATGCCGTATTAA
- a CDS encoding lysozyme inhibitor LprI family protein encodes MITNNIRFNSIIFSLLFGLLNLLNINVLHADDTGEQNHLNLENYSPQTKKLCQSVAPLSVPSQNQLDEASKASLKNCDALDLYYGFNAAPDYDKAFQCALMNKDYNILVMAYANGRGVPFNPDLAMHFACMMEDAAPAEMDGRIAHLAQIKEGNKKTSFDICDDITSGYMMGWCSSIDQRLQDAKRNKKINALISQWTTQEQLLYQQVRKTAEVYIHDHSMNEIDLSGTARGAFAINAQLGLNQSLFELLQKVARCEAPLVTTKQYEELDRQLNSIYKKLMADTTSFQYTTITKEGIKKTEIAWIKYRDAWIQLAHTKCPRISTESWQVQLIQDRIKLLNEILELTE; translated from the coding sequence ATGATAACTAACAACATCAGATTCAATTCGATTATCTTCAGCCTGTTATTTGGTTTATTAAATTTACTCAATATCAACGTACTTCATGCGGATGACACTGGAGAGCAAAATCATCTTAATTTAGAGAATTATTCTCCTCAAACAAAGAAATTATGCCAATCAGTAGCCCCTTTATCAGTACCAAGCCAAAACCAGCTTGATGAGGCCAGCAAGGCCTCTCTAAAAAACTGTGATGCGCTTGATCTTTATTATGGTTTTAATGCAGCCCCCGATTATGACAAAGCCTTTCAATGCGCATTAATGAATAAAGATTATAATATCTTGGTCATGGCTTATGCCAATGGTAGAGGAGTACCATTTAATCCTGATCTTGCCATGCATTTTGCCTGCATGATGGAGGATGCGGCTCCGGCGGAAATGGATGGTCGTATCGCCCATCTTGCACAGATAAAAGAGGGTAATAAGAAAACTTCCTTTGATATTTGTGATGACATTACCAGCGGGTATATGATGGGTTGGTGCTCTTCTATTGATCAGCGTTTGCAAGATGCAAAACGCAATAAAAAAATTAATGCTCTAATCAGCCAATGGACTACTCAAGAACAACTATTATACCAGCAGGTTAGAAAAACTGCAGAGGTGTATATCCATGATCATTCGATGAATGAAATTGATTTATCAGGAACGGCCAGAGGCGCATTTGCCATCAATGCACAATTAGGTCTGAATCAAAGCCTGTTTGAACTGTTACAAAAGGTAGCTCGATGTGAGGCTCCTCTTGTGACAACAAAGCAATATGAGGAACTGGATAGGCAATTGAATAGTATCTATAAAAAGTTGATGGCAGATACTACCTCCTTTCAATACACTACTATTACCAAAGAAGGTATTAAAAAAACCGAGATAGCTTGGATTAAATATAGAGATGCCTGGATTCAACTTGCTCACACGAAATGTCCCAGGATCAGCACAGAAAGCTGGCAAGTGCAATTGATTCAAGACCGCATTAAATTACTCAATGAAATTCTTGAGTTAACTGAATAA